Proteins found in one Legionella pneumophila subsp. pascullei genomic segment:
- a CDS encoding heme NO-binding domain-containing protein, whose product MKGIVFTSLNDMIIEQFGIETWDQLVSSLDLPSGGSYTAGGTYSDTEFQQLIQAIAKRTNQHASVFLEAFGEYMFPILSSKYAIFLKKDMTLKEFLKSIDGTIHVEVEKLYPDETLPTISYEEPTANQLVMVYRSHRRLCHFAMGLIQGAAQHFKKKITIKQTHCMLKKDDHCRLEITFE is encoded by the coding sequence ATGAAAGGTATCGTTTTTACCTCCTTAAATGACATGATTATAGAACAATTTGGCATAGAAACCTGGGACCAACTCGTATCCTCACTAGACCTTCCAAGTGGTGGAAGTTATACAGCAGGCGGCACTTACTCGGATACAGAATTTCAGCAATTGATTCAGGCCATTGCGAAGAGGACCAATCAGCACGCTTCTGTTTTTTTAGAGGCCTTTGGTGAATACATGTTTCCTATCTTATCAAGTAAGTACGCAATTTTTTTAAAAAAGGACATGACATTAAAAGAATTTTTAAAAAGTATTGATGGAACAATTCATGTGGAGGTAGAAAAGTTATACCCGGATGAAACGTTACCTACCATTAGTTATGAAGAGCCCACTGCAAACCAATTGGTTATGGTGTATCGATCGCATAGAAGACTCTGTCATTTTGCAATGGGGCTCATCCAGGGAGCAGCGCAACATTTTAAAAAGAAAATTACCATTAAGCAGACTCACTGCATGTTAAAAAAAGATGATCATTGTCGTTTGGAGATTACCTTTGAGTGA
- a CDS encoding helix-turn-helix domain-containing protein, protein MKKQTDLIVLGKQIRKIRKEKGFSQEGFANFIEMNRGYYGTVERGEANITILNLLKILKGLEVTPNELFPPSTYVSFKRKITKNSAS, encoded by the coding sequence ATGAAAAAACAAACCGACTTAATTGTACTAGGCAAACAAATTCGCAAAATCAGAAAAGAGAAAGGTTTTTCTCAAGAGGGTTTTGCCAATTTCATCGAAATGAATCGGGGTTACTACGGGACTGTGGAACGTGGCGAAGCCAATATAACCATTTTAAATCTTCTAAAAATTCTTAAAGGATTAGAAGTCACACCAAATGAGTTGTTCCCGCCCTCAACTTATGTGAGCTTCAAGAGGAAAATAACTAAAAACTCAGCCTCATAA